Proteins encoded together in one Armatimonadota bacterium window:
- a CDS encoding DUF2085 domain-containing protein, protein MLDRASARRLPCVSGALEGVAIMRWLLERIAGVACHGLDARSLCVGGEVLPFCGRCTGFYIGIAATALALAGAGRLRRHRLPSAPTIALLCVPWAMSGAARLLEMGGYDVAGNLGRALLGFACGASATMLLAPLWARVLWPQGSPPRRSAAATVGLAALMAAVGLAAVAGIPPAARYYLAAVATAVGFLTAATAVNALVLVAIMARGDGGFRLVRAALPACAAAVEIAGLSMMGSWLRVW, encoded by the coding sequence GTGCTGGATCGTGCTTCCGCGCGCCGCCTGCCATGCGTCTCCGGCGCGCTGGAGGGCGTTGCCATCATGCGTTGGTTGCTGGAGCGAATAGCCGGCGTCGCCTGCCACGGTCTGGACGCGCGTTCCCTCTGCGTCGGCGGAGAGGTCCTGCCCTTCTGCGGGCGGTGCACCGGGTTCTACATCGGCATCGCCGCCACGGCGCTCGCCCTTGCGGGCGCCGGTCGCCTGCGGCGGCATCGCCTGCCGTCGGCGCCGACGATTGCCCTGCTCTGCGTGCCGTGGGCGATGTCGGGGGCGGCGCGGCTGCTGGAGATGGGCGGGTACGATGTCGCAGGCAACCTCGGGCGCGCCCTCCTGGGCTTTGCGTGCGGCGCGAGCGCCACCATGCTGTTGGCGCCGCTGTGGGCGCGCGTGCTGTGGCCGCAGGGCTCACCCCCACGCCGCTCGGCGGCAGCCACTGTCGGGTTGGCCGCGCTCATGGCAGCGGTGGGATTGGCGGCGGTCGCAGGCATCCCACCCGCGGCGCGATATTACCTGGCGGCGGTCGCGACCGCAGTCGGATTCCTGACCGCCGCGACTGCGGTCAATGCGCTGGTGTTGGTGGCGATCATGGCGCGTGGGGACGGCGGCTTCCGACTCGTGCGAGCCGCGCTTCCGGCCTGCGCCGCGGCCGTCGAGATCGCCGGGCTGTCCATGATGGGGTCCTGGCTGCGGGTCTGGTGA